TCAATGCACCACGACGGGCCATAGGATGGGCCGGTGATGGCGTCTAGCTTGTGCTCCTGCATGATCTGGTTGATGGCCTCGCGGGAGCCAGATACCTGTTTGGTCACCGCTTCTTTATATTCCTTGGTGTTCAGGTCGCCCAGTTTCTCAGACATCTCCAGAATCTCCTGCTTGAAAAAAGGCATGGCCTGGGCCTCGTTGCGCTTGTTAAACTCAATGACTTCTTTCAAAGATTTTACCTTGCCGTTAGACGTGGCCAGGTACTTGTTTACGCCGTCTTTGAATTCATATTGCAGCACCGTAAAGCTCTTGCCAGACACTTCCCTGATCTTCTTCATCATCTCCACTTCCACAATGGTGGCGCCTTTGCTTTTAAGCACGTTCAGGGCCTGTTCCAGCAGTTCGTCAATGCCTACGTGGCCTTTCATGAAAGATTTCTCCACACCAATGCGTTTGCCCTGCAGGCCGTTGGCATCTAAGAACTTAGTGTAATCTGGGTGGGCTTTGCCTGAACTTTCTTTGGTGACCTCATCAGCATTGTCTACCCCGGCCAATACGCCCAGCAGTATGGCGGCATCGGTGACGGTTCTGGCCAGGGGGCCGGCAGTGTCCTGGGTGTGAGAGATAGGGATAATGCCCGAACGGCTTACCAGCCTCACAGTGGGCTTGAACCCTACCAGGCCATTCACGGCGGCGGGGCAGACAATGGAACCGTTGGTCTCAGTGCCTACAGAAACGGTGCACAGGTTCGCGGCCACCGCCACGCCAGACCCTGAACTGGAGCCACAGGGTGTGCGGTCCAATACGTAGGGGTTGCGCGTCTGACCACCCCGGCTGCTCCAGCCACTGCTGGCTTTGGTAGACCTAAAATTGGCCCACTCGCTTAGGTTGGTCTTGCCAATTAAAACCGCCCCGGCGGCGCGCAGCCGCGCTACAATAAAGGCGTCTTTGCTGGCTTTGTTGTCGGCTAAGGCCAGGGCCCCGGCCGAGGTGGACATTTTATCAGCAGTGTCAATGTTGTCTTTCACCATCACCGGAATGCCGTGCAGCGGGCCGCGCAGTTTTCCGGCCTTGCGTTCCTGGTCCATGGCATCGGCTATCTGCAGGGCGTCTGGGTTCACCTCAATCACCGAGTTGATTTTAGGCCCGCTTTTGTCAATGGCCTGTATGCGGTCCAGGTACATCTGGGTGATCTGGCGGCTGGTAAGTTCACCTTTCTGCATTTTCTGCTGCAGCTCCTGAATGGTGGCTTCGTTCAGTTTGAAGTCATCCTTGAAAACATCAGGAGCGGTGGCAACCGGAGTCTCAGGCGTGGCCGGAGCGGTGGTAGCGGTGGCGCAGGCACTCAGGCCCAGCGCTGAAAAAGTCACGCCGGCCAGGGAGCCGGTTCTTATAAAATTTCTACGGTTCATGTTTATCCAATTTGGAGTAAGATACTGGTCTGGCCGCCCAATTAAAAAGAATAAGCCGCAAATTTGTTTTAGGGCGGTTTTGCGTAAAACAGGCTTAAAACGCCCGGACTGTTTTCTTGGCCAACCCTGTCTTTATTGCCCAAATCAGAATACATTTGATCTTGATGCGAACGCCTATGCCCAGATACCTGCTGTTTCTCTTTTTGCTGTTCCTGGCCACGGCCACTGCGGGCCAATCCCGCAAGCGGGCCCGCGAGTACGGGATCAAAATAGGCGTCCTGCCTACCGGAAAGCTTAATGCTATTACAGACGTGCCCGGGGTAACGGTAGGGCATGCCACCGTAATAAGCGGAGATCAAATCCGGACGGGCGTCACGGCTATCTTGCCGCATGGTGGCAACGTTTTTCAGGAGAAAGTGCCGGCGGCGGTGTACGTGGGCAACGGGTTCGGGAAACTGGCGGGCACTACTCAGATTCAGGAACTGGGCAACTTGGAAAGCCCCATCATTCTTACCAACACCCTGGCTGTGGGCACTGCCCTCAATGCCGTGGTGGACTATACCCTGCAACAGCCTGGCAATGAGGCCGTGCAGTCGGTGAACGCGGTAGTGGGTGAAACCAATGACGGCACGTTGAATGACATACGCGGCCGGCACGTCACCCAGGCCCACGTGCTGGAGGCTATCAAACAGGCCAAAGCCGGGCCCGTGGCAGAAGGGAATGTGGGAGCGGGCACGGGAACGGTCTGCTTCGGGTTTAAGGGCGGTATTGGCACCTCGTCCCGGCAACTGCCCCAAAGCTTGGGCGGCTACACGGTGGGCGTGCTGGTGCAGACTAATTTTGGCGGCGTGCTGCAGATAGACGGCGCCCCGGTAGGCGAGGAGCTCAAGCAGTTCTCCTTCAGTAAACAGGTGCTGGAGAAAGCTGACGGTTCCTGCATGATGGTAGTA
This Rufibacter radiotolerans DNA region includes the following protein-coding sequences:
- a CDS encoding amidase, with translation MNRRNFIRTGSLAGVTFSALGLSACATATTAPATPETPVATAPDVFKDDFKLNEATIQELQQKMQKGELTSRQITQMYLDRIQAIDKSGPKINSVIEVNPDALQIADAMDQERKAGKLRGPLHGIPVMVKDNIDTADKMSTSAGALALADNKASKDAFIVARLRAAGAVLIGKTNLSEWANFRSTKASSGWSSRGGQTRNPYVLDRTPCGSSSGSGVAVAANLCTVSVGTETNGSIVCPAAVNGLVGFKPTVRLVSRSGIIPISHTQDTAGPLARTVTDAAILLGVLAGVDNADEVTKESSGKAHPDYTKFLDANGLQGKRIGVEKSFMKGHVGIDELLEQALNVLKSKGATIVEVEMMKKIREVSGKSFTVLQYEFKDGVNKYLATSNGKVKSLKEVIEFNKRNEAQAMPFFKQEILEMSEKLGDLNTKEYKEAVTKQVSGSREAINQIMQEHKLDAITGPSYGPSWCIDLVNGDSFTGYGLSTPAAISGFPHITLPMGQVQNLPIGLSFFGKAYTEPELLKIAYAYEQASKLRRAPMFRKSAVSA
- a CDS encoding DmpA family aminopeptidase, with product MPRYLLFLFLLFLATATAGQSRKRAREYGIKIGVLPTGKLNAITDVPGVTVGHATVISGDQIRTGVTAILPHGGNVFQEKVPAAVYVGNGFGKLAGTTQIQELGNLESPIILTNTLAVGTALNAVVDYTLQQPGNEAVQSVNAVVGETNDGTLNDIRGRHVTQAHVLEAIKQAKAGPVAEGNVGAGTGTVCFGFKGGIGTSSRQLPQSLGGYTVGVLVQTNFGGVLQIDGAPVGEELKQFSFSKQVLEKADGSCMMVVATDAPLDARNLERMAKRAMMGLAKTGGIASNGSGDYVIAFSANAAVRIPHASKEKTQTVTLLRNDEVSALFLATIEATEEAIINSLFKAETLQGKDKTVVPALPLEKTLEILKKHHVIQP